Genomic DNA from Bacillus oleivorans:
CTATTTATAACACTTATAGTCTCAATCCCAATTGGGATCTATTCAGCCCGCAAACCGTATTCATTACTAGATTACGGAGCAACGACTTTTGGATTCCTCGGTTTAGCTATTCCAAACTTCTTTTTTGGATTAGTAGCAATTTACTTTTTTTCAATCCATCTTGGGTGGTTCCCTTCACAAGGTACTGTTTCATCGAGTGGTTTAGAAGGGATTGAACTATTTTTGGATAAGCTCCATCACTTGTTTTTACCAGGAATTACTTTAGGGTTAGCAAGTACTGCCGCTTACATGCGCTACATGCGATCTGAAGTATTAGATGTATTGGGGAAGGATTTTATCCGTACGGCCAAGGCCAAAGGGATGACAGATCGAAATGTACTTTACAAGCATACGCTTCGAAATGCATTAATTCCCATCATTACATTAATGGGCTTTGAAATTGGACTACTGCTTAGTGGAGCTGTTATTACAGAAGGAGTATTTCAATACCCCGGACTCGGAACACTTTTTCTAACCTCTATTGGAAATAGAGACTATCCTGTAATTATGGCGATTAACCTACTTCTAGGTTTCTTTATCCTTTTAGGAAATTTATTAGCGGATATATTTTATAGTATTGTCGACCCAAGAATTCGCTATGATTGAGGTGGAATAATATGGAAACAAAACCGCAGGTTGTATCTGGCCCCAATCCTTACTTAAACCATGAAGGTAAACTTGAGAAAGGGCAAAGTCCTTTCAAGCTTGCATTAAATCGTTTTATGAAAAATAAATTAGCAGTGGCCAGTGTTTTTTTACTTATCCTGATTGTTATGGCGGTAGTGTTTGCTCCGCTGTTTACCGACCATAGCCCTACGAAATCAAATCTGTTGCTAATCGAACATCCGCCTAGTGAAGATCATCCGCTTGGTAACGATAGTTCAGGAAGAGATAATTTATCAAGACTTTTATACGGGGGCAGAATTTCCCTTATTGTTGGATTTAGTGCCATGTTATTCACGCTTGTTATTGGTGTAGTCCTTGGTTCAATAGCAGGATACTATGGCGGTAAAATTGATGCAATAATCATGCGTGCTGCAGATCTAATGCTCATACTCCCATTCCTGGTTCTTCTTCTAACAATCGTTGCATTGCTGGAAAAGGTAACCATCGGTATATTTGTAACGATCATTGCCTTAACGTCCTGGCCGACATTAACGAGGATCATACGCGGTACATACCTATCGCTCCGGGAACAAGAATTTGTACTGGGTGCCCGAGCAATTGGTGCGAGTGATTTTCGGATTATCTTTAAGCATTTTATCCCAAATGCCATTGGTCCGATCGTTGTTAATGCAACATTAATGATGGCAACCATGATCATTATCGAATCTGGCCTAAGCTTCATTGGATTCGGTATCCCGCAGCCAACTCCAACATGGGGAAATATGATTTCTGAAGCACAAAGCTTACGGATTTTGCGTAATAGCCCAGAAGCATGGGTACCACCGGGATTATGTATCTTATTGACGGTACTTTGCATTAATTTTATCGGTGACGGACTAAGAGACGCTTTTGATCCGAAAAGTAATCAACGTTAATCCTTATAAAATATCGACCTGCTGCTGAATCCAGTCAGTGGGTTTTTATTTTTTCTAAAGAAAATTTGAACACCTCTGCTTTTCTACAGTGTGAAATCCCATCCTTTACGTTGTATACTATAGAAGTACGCGACAAGCGTTATTTCCATACAATAAGAAATAATCTAGGCTACATGTGAATATGATACAAGCAATCTTTGTGTATATTTAACTTAGAATGTATAATTCATCAACATGGAGGTTTATTATGAAAACAAAGCTACACTTGCTTTATGGCGGGAAATCTGCTGAACATAAGGTTTCGATGCAAACAGCCATGGCCGTTATGAACGCGATCGATCAGAATAAATTCGAGGTTCATCCGATTTATATAAATCAGACAGGGAATTGGAAAAGAGGGGGAGTTCTGGAAGGCAAAGTTTCCGATATTAAACTGCTTGAGTTTCCATCTTCAGTACCCTCGGTTTCTCCTTTAACTCTTAAAAATAACGAATTAAGTAATGAATATGAAGCGGAAGTCGTTTTTCCATTACTTCATGGGCCAAATGGCGAAGATGGGACAGTTCAGGGGATGCTAGAGTTACTTGATTTGGCTTATGTCGGCAATGGGGTGTTAGCATCAGCCGCTGGCATGGATAAATTAGCGATGAAAGCATTATTTGCCCAAGCAGGTCTTAATCAGGTTCAATATGTAGGCTTTAAAGCTAAGGATTGGGAACGCAATCCACAGGATATTTTTACGAGAATACAAGACGAATTAGGTTACCCTTGTTTTGTTAAACCTGCAAATCTAGGATCTAGTGTAGGTATAAGCAAGTGTAAAACAAGAGATGAGCTAAAGACAGCAATTGAAGAAGCCCTTCAATATGATCGAAAGGTTATAGTAGAAGAAGGGGTTACAGCCCGTGAAATCGAAATTGGAGTATTAGGGAAT
This window encodes:
- a CDS encoding ABC transporter permease, which translates into the protein MYKYIVRRLLIFIPMLFALTVIVFGLVRAAPGDPFSGRLLDPDIDPKIFEQQREAAGLNDPLPVQYFRWVSGALQGDFGESFVYRGREVSDLIADRIENTLYLGMFSLFITLIVSIPIGIYSARKPYSLLDYGATTFGFLGLAIPNFFFGLVAIYFFSIHLGWFPSQGTVSSSGLEGIELFLDKLHHLFLPGITLGLASTAAYMRYMRSEVLDVLGKDFIRTAKAKGMTDRNVLYKHTLRNALIPIITLMGFEIGLLLSGAVITEGVFQYPGLGTLFLTSIGNRDYPVIMAINLLLGFFILLGNLLADIFYSIVDPRIRYD
- the opp4C gene encoding oligopeptide ABC transporter permease — encoded protein: METKPQVVSGPNPYLNHEGKLEKGQSPFKLALNRFMKNKLAVASVFLLILIVMAVVFAPLFTDHSPTKSNLLLIEHPPSEDHPLGNDSSGRDNLSRLLYGGRISLIVGFSAMLFTLVIGVVLGSIAGYYGGKIDAIIMRAADLMLILPFLVLLLTIVALLEKVTIGIFVTIIALTSWPTLTRIIRGTYLSLREQEFVLGARAIGASDFRIIFKHFIPNAIGPIVVNATLMMATMIIIESGLSFIGFGIPQPTPTWGNMISEAQSLRILRNSPEAWVPPGLCILLTVLCINFIGDGLRDAFDPKSNQR
- a CDS encoding D-alanine--D-alanine ligase encodes the protein MKTKLHLLYGGKSAEHKVSMQTAMAVMNAIDQNKFEVHPIYINQTGNWKRGGVLEGKVSDIKLLEFPSSVPSVSPLTLKNNELSNEYEAEVVFPLLHGPNGEDGTVQGMLELLDLAYVGNGVLASAAGMDKLAMKALFAQAGLNQVQYVGFKAKDWERNPQDIFTRIQDELGYPCFVKPANLGSSVGISKCKTRDELKTAIEEALQYDRKVIVEEGVTAREIEIGVLGNDDPECSVVGEIVPKTEFYDYKSKYEDGDTALIIPADVSNETYNEMKKMADKAFKALDCSGLARVDFFLKEDGTILINEVNTMPGFTPMSMFPLLWKHSGVDYPTLIQRLVELAIERNQEKMKIRYTFD